In the Brassica napus cultivar Da-Ae chromosome A7, Da-Ae, whole genome shotgun sequence genome, one interval contains:
- the LOC106379327 gene encoding interactor of constitutive active ROPs 4-like: protein MMPKPSVRGGSELPQRQSPRLRLSSSASSAPPHLHRPITDRSPKLGPNRRSPRSGGPHSDPLTQKKLGSRISGLESQLGQAQDELRLLKEQLSKAEAAKKRVQEELHKKRSKKPNPNALERDDIPGDGRQETDVFEVLPVEKAKEVDDEEHQINVLKARLYDLEIERVSLNKENESLKDQLKKTGSEMSFAKAKEDEIALKVSQIREELEESNENTAQLKKKLESVEEAKESLEAEMEKLRVQTEQWKKAADAAAAVLSGGMGMNGGFSEQCGSMEKHFAGRFVGSPGMAADDWDDGSGSGKRKGSGMKMFGDLWRKKGQK from the exons ATGATGCCAAAACCAAG TGTTAGAGGAGGTTCAGAGTTGCCTCAGAGGCAATCTCCAAGGCTGAGGTTATCATCATCCGCTTCCTCTGCTCCGCCTCATCTCCACCGTCCAATTACAGACAGGAGTCCAAAGCTTGGTCCTAACCGTAGATCTCCGAGGAGTGGTGGGCCTCACAGTGATCCGTTGACTCAGAAGAAGCTTGGAAGTCGCATCTCTGGCCTGGAGTCACAGCTAGGACAAGCTCAAGATGAGTTGAGATTGCTCAAAGAGCAGTTGTCCAAAGCCGAAGCTGCCAAGAAACGTGTTCAAGAAGAGCTTCATAAGAAGAGATCCAAGAAACCAAACCCTAATGCTCTGGAGAGAGACGACATTCCTGGAGATGGACGTCAAGAGACTGATGTCTTCGAGGTTCTTCCTGTTGAGAAAGCaaaagaagttgatgatgaggAACACCAAATCAACGTGTTGAAAGCTAGACTCTACGACCTGGAGATCGAAAGAGTATCACTCAACAAGGAGAACGAGAGCTTGAAGGATCAGTTGAAGAAGACAGGCTCAGAAATGTCCTTCGCAAAGGCTAAAGAGGATGAGATAGCTTTGAAAGTGAGTCAGATTAGGGAAGAACTGGAAGAAAGTAATGAGAACACAGCGCAGCTAAAGAAGAAGCTTGAGTCCGTGGAAGAAGCAAAAGAGAGTCTAGAAGCTGAGATGGAGAAGCTGAGAGTGCAAACCGAGCAATGGAAGAAAGCAGCAGATGCTGCAGCTGCGGTTCTGTCTGGAGGAATGGGGATGAATGGTGGGTTCTCAGAGCAGTGCGGGTCAATGGAGAAGCATTTTGCAGGGCGGTTTGTGGGATCACCAGGAATGGCTGCTGATGATTGGGATGATGGGTCAGGAAGTGGGAAGAGGAAAGGTTCAGGGATGAAGATGTTTGGTGACTTGTGGAGGAAGAAAGGTCagaaatga